Proteins co-encoded in one Neofelis nebulosa isolate mNeoNeb1 chromosome 2, mNeoNeb1.pri, whole genome shotgun sequence genomic window:
- the HJV gene encoding LOW QUALITY PROTEIN: hemojuvelin (The sequence of the model RefSeq protein was modified relative to this genomic sequence to represent the inferred CDS: deleted 1 base in 1 codon), translating into MGDPGRSPHGSPPTLSTLTLLLLLCGHAHSQCKILRCNAEYVSSTLSLRGGRSPGALRGGAGGGGRGGGVGSGGLCRALRSYALCTRRTARTCRGDLAFHSAVHGIEDLMIQHNCSRQGPTAPPPARGPALPGAGPARSSGPPAPDPCDYEGQFSRLHGRPPGFLHCASFGDPHVRSFHHHFHTCRVQGAWPLLDNDFLFVQATSSPVASGANATATRKLTIIFKNMQECIDQKVYQAEVDNLPAAFEDGSINGGDRPGGSSLSIGTANPGNHVEIRAAYIGTTIIIRQTAGQLSFSIKVAEDVARAFSAEQDLQLCVGGCPPSQRLSRSERSRRGALTIDTARRLCKEGLPVEDAYFHSCVFDVLISGDPNFTVAAQAALEDARAFLPDLEKLHLFPSDAGVPLSSGTLLAPLIWSGLFVLWLCIQ; encoded by the exons ATGGGGGATCCAGGCCGGTCCCCCCATGGCAGCCCCCCAACTCTAAGCACTCTCAccctcctgctgctcctctgtGGACATG CTCATTCTCAATGCAAGATCCTCCGCTGCAATGCTGAGTATGTATCGTCCACCCTGAGCCTTAGAGGTGGGAGGTCACCGGGAGCCCTgcgaggaggagcaggaggagggggccgAGGTGGAGGGGTGGGCTCCGGCGGCCTCTGTCGAGCCCTCCGCTCCTACGCTCTCTGCACCCGGCGCACCGCCCGCACCTGCCGCGGGGACCTGGCCTTCCATTCGGCGGTGCACGGGATCGAAGACCTGATGATCCAGCACAACTGCTCCCGCCAGGGCCCtacggccccgcccccggcccgcggTCCCGCCCTTCCAGGCGCAGGCCCCGCCCGCTCCTCCGGC CCCCCAGCCCCGGACCCCTGTGACTATGAAGGCCAGTTTTCCCGGCTGCACGGGCGTCCCCCGGGCTTCTTGCATTGCGCCTCCTTCGGGGACCCCCACGTGCGCAGCTTTCACCACCACTTTCACACGTGCCGTGTCCAAGGAGCTTGGCCCCTGCTGGATAATGACTTCCTTTTTGTCCAGGCCACCAGCTCCCCCGTGGCATCGGGGGCCAACGCCACCGCCACCCGGAAG CTCACCATTATATTTAAGAACATGCAGGAATGCATTGATCAGAAGGTCTACCAGGCTGAGGTGGACAATCTTCCGGCAGCCTTTGAAGATGGCTCTATCAATGGAGGTGACCGACCCGGGGGGTCCAGTCTGTCCATTGGAACTGCTAACCCTGGGAACCACGTGGAGATCCGAGCCGCCTATATTGGCACAACTATAATCATCCGGCAGACAGCTGGGCAGCTCTCCTTCTCCATTAAGGTAGCAGAGGACGTGGCCCGGGCCTTCTCAGCTGAGCAAGACCTGCAGCTCTGTGTTGGGGGGTGCCCCCCAAGTCAGCGACTCTCTCGCTCAGAGCGCAGCCGCCGGGGAGCTCTGACCATTGACACCGCCAGACGGCTGTGTAAGGAAGGGCTGCCAGTTGAAGACGCTTATTTCCACTCCTGTGTCTTTGATGTTTTGATCTCTGGTGACCCGAACTTCACTGTGGCAGCTCAGGCGGCTTTGGAGGATGCCCGAGCCTTCCTGCCGGACTTAGAAAAGCTGCACCTCTTCCCCTCGGATGCTGGGGTTCCTCTTTCCTCGGGAACCCTCCTAGCCCCACTCATTTGGAGTGGGCTCTTTGTTCTGTGGCTTTGCATTCAGTAA
- the TXNIP gene encoding thioredoxin-interacting protein encodes MVMFKKIKSFEVVFNDPEKVYGSGEKVAGRVVVEVCEVTRVKAVRILACGVAKVLWMQGSQQCKQTSEYLRYEDTLLLEDEPTGENEMVIMRPGNKYEYKFGFELPQGPLGTSFKGKYGCVDYWVKAFLDRPSQPTQETKKIFEVMDLVDVNTPDLMAPVSAKKEKKVSCMFIPDGRVSVSARIDRKGFCEGDEISIHADFENTCSRIVVPKAAIVARHTYLANGQTKVLTQKLSSVRGNHIISGTCASWRGKSLRVQKIRPSILGCNILRVEYSLLIYVSVPGSKKVILDLPLVIGSRSGLSSRTSSMASRTSSEMSWVDLNIPDTPEAPPCYMDIIPEDHRLESPTTPLLDDTDSPQDSPIFMYAPEFQFMPPPTYTEVDPCILNNNVQ; translated from the exons ATGGTGATGTTCAAGAAGATCAAATCTTTTGAGGTGGTCTTTAACGACCCTGAAAAGGTGTACGGCAGTGGGGAGAAGGTGGCTGGCCGGGTGGTAGTGGAGGTTTGTGAAGTCACTCGAGTCAAAGCTGTCAGGATCCTGGCTTGCGGAGTGGCGAAGGTCCTGTGGATGCAGGGATCCCAGCAGTGCAAACAGACCTCCGAGTACTTGCGCTACGAAGACACGCTTCTCTTGGAAGACGAGCCCACAG gtGAGAATGAGATGGTGATCATGAGACCTGGAAACAAATACGAGTACAAGTTCGGCTTTGAGCTTCCTCAGGG GCCTTTGGGAACATCCTTCAAAGGAAAGTATGGGTGTGTAGACTACTGGGTGAAGGCTTTTCTTGATCGCCCCAGCCAGCCCACTCAAGAGACCAAGAAAATTTTTGAAGTGATGGATCTAGTGGATGTCAATACTCCTGATTTAATG gcTCCTGTGTCTgctaaaaaggagaagaaagtttCCTGCATGTTCATTCCTGATGGGCGAGTGTCTGTCTCTGCCCGAATTGACAGAAAAGGATTCTGTGAAG GTGATGAGATTTCTATCCATGCTGACTTTGAGAATACATGTTCCCGCATCGTGGTCCCCAAAGCTGCCATAGTAGCCCGCCACACTTACCTTGCCAATGGCCAAACCAAAGTGTTGACGCAGAAGCTGTCATCGGTCAGAGGCAATCATATCATCTCAGGAACCTGTGCATCGTGGCGTGGCAAGAGCCTTCGGGTGCAGAAGATTAGGCCTTCTATCCTGGGCTGCAACATCCTTCGAGTTGAATACTCCTTACTG ATCTATGTCAGCGTCCCCGGCTCCAAGAAAGTCATCCTTGATCTGCCCCTCGTAATTGGTAGCCGGTCAGGTCTGAGCAGCCGGACATCCAGCATGGCCAGCAGAACCAGCTCTGAGATGAGTTGGGTAGATCTAAACATCCCCGATACCCCAGAAG ctcctccTTGCTATATGGATATCATTCCTGAAGATCACCGATTGGAGAGCCCCACCACTCCTCTGCTAGATGACACAGACAGTCCTCAAGACAGCCCTATTTTTATGTACGCTCCCGAATTCCAGTTCATGCCACCACCTACCTACACAGAG gtggatCCCTGCATTCTCAACAACAATGTGCAGTGA
- the POLR3GL gene encoding DNA-directed RNA polymerase III subunit RPC7-like isoform X1: MASRGGGRGRGRGQLTFNMEAVGIGKGDALPPPTLQPSPLFPPLEFRPVPLPSGEEGEYVLALKQELRGAMRQLPYFIRPAVPKRDVERYSDKYQMSGPIDNAIDWNPDWRRLPRELKIRVRKLQKERTPILIPKRPPKNTEDKEETIQKLETLEKKEEEVTSEEDEEKEEEEEKEEEEEEEYDEEEHEEETDYIMSYFDNGEDFGGDSDDNMDEAIY; encoded by the exons ATGGCCAGtcggggtgggggccggggtcGTGGCCGGGGCCAGCTGACCTTCAACATGGAGGCTGTGGGCATTGGCAAGGGGGAtgctcttcccccacccaccctgcagcCTTCTCCACTCTTCCCT CCCTTGGAGTTCCGCCCAGTGCCTCTGCCctcaggagaggaaggggaataTGTTCTGGCACTGAAGCAGGAGCTACGAGGGGCCATGAGGCAGCTCCCCTACTTCATCCGGCCAGCTGTCCCCAAGAGAG ATGTGGAGCGTTACTcagacaaatatcagatgtcaGGGCCGATTGACAATGCCATCGATTGGAACCCTG ATTGGCGACGTTTACCCCGTGAGTTAAAGATCCGAGTGCGGAAGCTACAAAAGGAAA GGACCCCCATCCTAATCCCCAAGAGGCCCCCCAAGAACACAGAAGATAAGGAAGAAACAATACAGAAACTGGAG ACcctggagaagaaggaggaggaagtgacttcagaggaagatgaagagaaagaagaagaagaagagaaggaagaggaagaagaagaggagtaCGACGAAGAAGAACATGAAGAG gAAACTGATTACATCATGTCATATTTTGACAATGGAGAGGACTTTGGGGGTGACAGTGATGACAATATGGATGAGGCTATATACTGA
- the POLR3GL gene encoding DNA-directed RNA polymerase III subunit RPC7-like isoform X2 — MASRGGGRGRGRGQLTFNMEAVGIGKGDALPPPTLQPSPLFPPLEFRPVPLPSGEEGEYVLALKQELRGAMRQLPYFIRPAVPKRDWRRLPRELKIRVRKLQKERTPILIPKRPPKNTEDKEETIQKLETLEKKEEEVTSEEDEEKEEEEEKEEEEEEEYDEEEHEEETDYIMSYFDNGEDFGGDSDDNMDEAIY; from the exons ATGGCCAGtcggggtgggggccggggtcGTGGCCGGGGCCAGCTGACCTTCAACATGGAGGCTGTGGGCATTGGCAAGGGGGAtgctcttcccccacccaccctgcagcCTTCTCCACTCTTCCCT CCCTTGGAGTTCCGCCCAGTGCCTCTGCCctcaggagaggaaggggaataTGTTCTGGCACTGAAGCAGGAGCTACGAGGGGCCATGAGGCAGCTCCCCTACTTCATCCGGCCAGCTGTCCCCAAGAGAG ATTGGCGACGTTTACCCCGTGAGTTAAAGATCCGAGTGCGGAAGCTACAAAAGGAAA GGACCCCCATCCTAATCCCCAAGAGGCCCCCCAAGAACACAGAAGATAAGGAAGAAACAATACAGAAACTGGAG ACcctggagaagaaggaggaggaagtgacttcagaggaagatgaagagaaagaagaagaagaagagaaggaagaggaagaagaagaggagtaCGACGAAGAAGAACATGAAGAG gAAACTGATTACATCATGTCATATTTTGACAATGGAGAGGACTTTGGGGGTGACAGTGATGACAATATGGATGAGGCTATATACTGA